The following proteins are encoded in a genomic region of Desulfovibrio legallii:
- a CDS encoding secretin N-terminal domain-containing protein: MKFFNISAQTTLFLLGALFFGCAHKGAPDQELIESKGRDFTTLSRSRAVDVVAEPYVGVKAVPIRADEQSQAALNTHVTLRKRGTLADIAATIADLTPMTVQVGVDPAPLGGADSQKKGKSDTGLDLPDLLNVPGSGTSRVLNISYDGTLRGLLDHVSIASGYGWDYDSRTNSVVFSRLTVRTFTILGAPGKREYKDNITNKSKETTRSSIGGSNVNQTVATSDTSSQTAQSNTTQYAFDIWADMEKAVKALLSPEGSVVGNQAAGTITVRDRAENVRQVGGYVAEINKRLSRQVALTAHVWALEVTDENEAGLDLQVLFANDAISVAAGSLSALGGAGTATATVVSGKLKNSTGVLKALKDWGNATQVTSGGGLILSNQPVPIQAIQRINYIAGSSTSQSDYGQTTEITPGEVTTGFAMTVIPHILDRRRVLLQYSINLSSLDELSEYSTNDLTIQLPKTSTRAFSQRSTMQMGQTLVLAGFQDQTQKLSKSLGLLNFGSGAKYARTLLVITIEVESAGGGTED, from the coding sequence ATGAAATTTTTCAATATATCCGCGCAGACAACCCTTTTTCTTCTTGGAGCGCTTTTTTTCGGCTGTGCTCATAAAGGCGCGCCGGACCAGGAACTCATAGAATCCAAGGGCCGGGACTTTACCACGCTTTCGCGCTCCAGGGCGGTGGACGTGGTTGCCGAACCCTACGTGGGCGTGAAGGCCGTGCCCATCCGGGCGGACGAGCAATCCCAGGCGGCGCTCAATACCCATGTGACGCTGCGTAAGCGTGGCACCTTGGCGGACATTGCCGCAACCATTGCGGATCTGACGCCTATGACCGTTCAGGTGGGCGTAGACCCCGCGCCCTTGGGAGGCGCGGATAGCCAGAAAAAAGGGAAGAGCGACACCGGCCTGGATCTTCCGGACCTGCTGAATGTGCCCGGTTCCGGCACGTCGCGGGTATTGAATATTTCGTATGACGGTACCTTGCGCGGCCTGCTGGACCATGTGTCCATCGCTTCCGGTTATGGCTGGGATTATGACTCCAGGACGAACAGCGTTGTCTTTTCCCGTCTGACGGTTCGGACATTCACAATTCTGGGCGCACCGGGCAAGCGCGAATACAAGGACAATATCACCAATAAATCAAAGGAAACCACGCGCTCCAGCATCGGCGGCTCTAATGTCAATCAAACAGTGGCTACTTCCGACACTTCCAGTCAGACGGCGCAATCCAATACCACCCAATATGCCTTTGATATCTGGGCAGATATGGAAAAAGCCGTCAAAGCCCTGCTCTCTCCGGAAGGCAGTGTGGTGGGCAACCAGGCTGCCGGCACAATCACTGTTCGGGACCGTGCTGAAAATGTCCGCCAAGTCGGCGGATATGTGGCGGAAATTAATAAACGCCTGTCGCGGCAGGTGGCGTTGACGGCGCATGTGTGGGCGCTGGAAGTCACGGATGAAAACGAGGCGGGCCTGGACTTGCAGGTTCTCTTCGCCAATGACGCCATTTCTGTGGCTGCCGGCAGCCTCTCGGCACTGGGGGGCGCGGGCACGGCCACGGCGACCGTGGTTTCCGGCAAGCTGAAGAACTCCACGGGCGTACTGAAGGCCTTGAAAGATTGGGGCAACGCCACCCAGGTCACATCAGGCGGCGGACTGATTCTCTCAAACCAGCCCGTGCCCATCCAGGCCATCCAGCGCATCAACTATATCGCGGGCTCGTCCACGTCCCAGTCCGATTACGGTCAGACTACGGAGATCACCCCTGGCGAAGTGACCACTGGTTTTGCCATGACGGTCATACCGCACATCCTGGACCGGCGGCGTGTACTGCTCCAGTACAGCATCAACCTTTCCAGCCTGGACGAGCTGAGCGAATATTCGACCAATGACCTGACGATTCAGCTGCCCAAAACGTCCACCCGCGCCTTCAGCCAGCGGTCTACCATGCAGATGGGGCAGACGTTGGTGCTGGCCGGATTTCAGGACCAGACACAGAAGCTGTCTAAGAGCCTGGGCCTGCTCAATTTCGGCAGTGGGGCAAAGTACGCAAGAACGCTGCTGGTCATAACCATCGAAGTGGAATCCGCTGGTGGCGGGACTGAGGATTAA
- a CDS encoding HigA family addiction module antitoxin: MSDRMPPVHPGEILQEEFLKPMGISQTRLALDTGMPQSRIQSIVAGKRGISADTAVRLAAYFGNSAEFWLNCQVSYELDVVAYSGKRDEILSRVHPHHPVLANVPTLP, translated from the coding sequence ATGAGTGACCGCATGCCGCCCGTACATCCGGGTGAAATTCTGCAGGAGGAGTTTCTGAAGCCCATGGGCATAAGCCAGACCCGCCTTGCGCTGGACACCGGCATGCCGCAGAGCCGCATTCAGAGCATTGTTGCCGGCAAGCGCGGCATCTCCGCCGACACTGCGGTGCGTCTTGCCGCCTACTTCGGCAACAGTGCGGAGTTCTGGCTCAACTGCCAGGTATCCTATGAGCTTGACGTGGTGGCATATTCCGGCAAGCGCGATGAAATCCTGTCTCGTGTGCATCCGCATCATCCCGTCCTTGCTAATGTTCCGACACTTCCAT
- a CDS encoding type II toxin-antitoxin system RelE/ParE family toxin, producing MILSFRDSRAELLFQGVRIPGLPPDIQRAAMRKLKVLHSAVSLNDLRVPPGNRLEALKGNRAGQHSIRINGQWRICFVWKDGNAHSVAIVDYH from the coding sequence ATGATATTGAGCTTCAGGGACAGCCGCGCCGAGCTTTTGTTTCAGGGGGTTCGCATTCCCGGCCTGCCGCCGGACATCCAGCGCGCCGCCATGCGCAAGCTGAAAGTCCTGCACAGCGCCGTTTCTCTCAACGACCTGCGCGTCCCTCCCGGAAACCGTCTGGAAGCGCTTAAAGGGAACCGGGCCGGACAGCACAGCATCCGCATCAACGGCCAATGGCGGATATGCTTCGTCTGGAAAGACGGAAACGCTCATTCTGTTGCAATTGTTGACTATCACTAG